In Pseudoxanthobacter soli DSM 19599, a single window of DNA contains:
- the lepA gene encoding translation elongation factor 4, producing the protein MTTEPRPLIRNFSIIAHIDHGKSTLADRLIQRTGALTEREMKEQVLDSMDIERERGITIKAQTVRLTYPAKDGKTYQLNLMDTPGHVDFAYEVSRSLAACEGSLLVVDASQGVEAQTLANVYQAIDNNHEIVPVLNKIDLPAAEPDRVKEQIEEVIGLDASNAVMISAKTGIGIDDVLEAIVTRLPPPKGDEDAPLKALLVDSWYDVYLGVVVLVRVVDGVLKRGQRIRMMGTDAAYTIDRVGAFTPKMTDFDALHPGEIGFIIASIKEVADTRVGDTITDERKPCAEPLPGFRPAQPVVFCGLFPVDAADFEDLRAAMGKLRLNDASFSFEMETSAALGFGFRCGFLGLLHLEIIQERLEREFNLDLIATAPSVVYKILLTDGSEIELHNPADMPDPVKVEEIYEPWISATILTPDDYLGAILKLCQDRRGVQTDLSYVGKRAMVTYDLPLNEVVFDFYDRLKSVSKGYASFDYHLTDYKPGDLVKMQILVNAEPVDALSMLVHRSQAERRGRAMCEKLKDLIPQHMFQIPIQAAIGGKVIARETIRALRKDVTAKCYGGDITRKRKLLDKQKEGKRKMRQFGKVDIPQEAFIAALKVDV; encoded by the coding sequence ATGACAACCGAACCGCGCCCCCTCATCCGCAATTTCTCGATCATCGCGCACATCGACCACGGCAAGTCGACGCTCGCCGATCGGTTGATCCAGCGCACCGGCGCGCTGACCGAGCGCGAGATGAAGGAGCAGGTGCTCGACTCGATGGATATCGAGCGCGAGCGCGGCATCACCATCAAGGCGCAGACCGTGCGCCTGACCTATCCGGCCAAGGACGGCAAGACCTATCAGCTCAACCTGATGGACACGCCCGGCCACGTCGACTTCGCCTACGAGGTCTCTCGTTCGCTCGCCGCGTGCGAGGGCTCGCTGCTCGTCGTCGACGCCAGCCAGGGCGTCGAGGCGCAGACGCTGGCGAACGTCTATCAGGCGATCGACAACAATCACGAGATCGTCCCGGTCCTGAACAAGATCGACCTGCCGGCGGCCGAGCCCGACCGCGTCAAGGAGCAGATCGAGGAGGTGATCGGCCTCGATGCCTCCAATGCCGTGATGATCTCCGCCAAGACCGGCATCGGCATCGACGATGTGCTCGAGGCGATCGTCACCCGTCTGCCGCCGCCGAAGGGCGACGAGGATGCCCCTCTGAAGGCGCTCCTGGTCGATTCCTGGTACGACGTCTATCTCGGCGTCGTCGTGCTGGTGCGTGTGGTCGACGGCGTGCTGAAGCGCGGCCAGCGCATCAGGATGATGGGCACGGACGCCGCCTACACCATCGACCGCGTCGGCGCCTTCACCCCGAAGATGACGGATTTCGATGCGCTCCATCCGGGCGAGATCGGCTTCATCATCGCTTCCATCAAGGAAGTGGCGGATACCCGCGTCGGCGACACCATCACCGACGAGCGCAAGCCGTGCGCCGAGCCGCTTCCCGGCTTCCGCCCGGCGCAGCCGGTGGTGTTCTGCGGCCTGTTCCCGGTCGATGCCGCCGATTTCGAGGATCTGCGTGCCGCGATGGGCAAGCTGCGCCTCAACGACGCGAGCTTCTCGTTCGAGATGGAAACCTCCGCCGCCCTCGGCTTCGGCTTCCGCTGCGGCTTCCTCGGCCTGTTGCATCTGGAGATCATCCAGGAGCGGCTCGAGCGCGAGTTCAATCTCGACCTGATCGCCACGGCGCCCTCGGTCGTCTACAAGATCCTGCTGACGGACGGCAGCGAGATCGAGCTTCACAACCCGGCCGACATGCCGGACCCGGTGAAGGTCGAGGAGATCTACGAGCCCTGGATTTCCGCCACCATCCTCACGCCGGACGACTATCTCGGCGCGATCCTCAAGCTCTGCCAGGACCGGCGCGGCGTTCAGACCGACCTGTCCTATGTCGGCAAGCGCGCGATGGTCACCTACGACCTGCCGCTCAACGAGGTCGTGTTCGACTTCTACGACCGCCTGAAGTCGGTGTCGAAGGGCTACGCCTCGTTCGACTATCACCTGACCGACTACAAGCCCGGCGATCTCGTCAAGATGCAGATCCTCGTCAATGCCGAGCCGGTCGACGCGCTGTCGATGCTGGTGCACCGGTCGCAGGCCGAGCGTCGCGGCCGCGCGATGTGCGAGAAGCTGAAGGATCTGATCCCGCAGCACATGTTCCAGATCCCGATCCAGGCGGCGATCGGCGGCAAGGTGATCGCCCGCGAGACGATCCGCGCCCTGCGCAAGGACGTGACCGCCAAGTGCTACGGCGGCGACATCACCCGCAAGCGCAAGCTCCTCGACAAGCAGAAGGAGGGCAAGCGCAAGATGCGTCAGTTCGGCAAGGTCGACATCCCGCAGGAAGCCTTCATCGCCGCGCTGAAGGTGGACGTCTGA
- the murI gene encoding glutamate racemase, whose product MAVIDLYAGTRHAPDGLAGAAAAVDHPPASASPSSILVFDSGVGGLTVQREIAARLPGARTVYVADDAGFPYGAWAEDDLVARVRDLVVDLSRRHEPDAVVIACHTASTLVLPALRASLDIPVVGTVPAIKPAVAATRSGLVSVLATPGTVARDYTRALINTHGHGAEVNLVGSKRLAALAEARLRGETVDEQAIADEIAPAFVARDGRRTDAIVLACTHYPFLTDVFVRLAPWPVHWIDPAPAIARRTVDVLGLPEGASAFRQPENDAAPRGSVIFTSGRPPEGALSATLSALRLAWKPD is encoded by the coding sequence ATGGCTGTCATCGATCTTTATGCGGGAACACGGCATGCGCCGGACGGCCTCGCCGGCGCGGCGGCCGCCGTGGACCACCCGCCCGCTTCCGCATCGCCGTCCTCCATTCTCGTGTTCGATTCCGGGGTCGGCGGTCTCACCGTCCAGCGCGAGATCGCGGCGCGCCTGCCCGGCGCGCGCACCGTGTATGTCGCCGACGATGCCGGCTTTCCCTATGGCGCCTGGGCGGAGGACGATCTCGTTGCCCGCGTGCGCGACCTCGTCGTCGATCTCTCCCGTCGCCACGAGCCGGACGCGGTGGTCATCGCCTGCCACACCGCCTCGACGCTGGTGCTGCCGGCGCTGCGGGCCTCGCTCGATATTCCGGTGGTCGGCACCGTGCCGGCGATCAAGCCCGCGGTGGCCGCGACGCGCTCCGGCCTCGTCAGCGTGCTGGCGACGCCCGGAACCGTGGCGCGCGACTATACTCGCGCGCTGATCAACACCCACGGCCATGGTGCCGAGGTCAATCTCGTCGGCTCGAAGCGTCTGGCGGCGCTCGCCGAGGCGCGTCTGCGTGGCGAGACGGTGGATGAACAGGCCATCGCCGACGAGATAGCGCCCGCCTTCGTGGCGCGCGACGGCCGGCGGACCGATGCCATCGTGCTGGCGTGCACCCACTATCCTTTCCTGACGGACGTGTTCGTCCGGCTTGCACCCTGGCCGGTGCACTGGATCGATCCGGCGCCGGCCATCGCGCGGCGCACGGTCGATGTGCTGGGCCTGCCGGAGGGGGCTTCCGCGTTCCGGCAGCCGGAAAACGATGCCGCCCCGCGCGGCAGCGTGATCTTCACCTCCGGCCGTCCGCCCGAAGGCGCGCTGTCGGCGACCCTCTCCGCCCTGCGCCTCGCCTGGAAGCCGGACTGA
- a CDS encoding LysR family transcriptional regulator, whose protein sequence is MDIDQLRTFDRIVRDGSFTKAAARLAVTQATVSMRIRALEDALGGLLFERGRKVRLTERGATFLPYARRILSTVLEGTDAIRGAERGRIALATLRSLVRPLVSPVLVSFMAGHPMAEVVLSEGNHGDVAERVHDRTVDLAIMGWPNLDPLLDELHPLAVFRERVVMTVAADVAARLPVTPTIEDVFAVVPHFLTLGWWQVLPDAVAGLRLRAPAASTMPGDAGLALIRAGTAVGYMPHTWIGADVAAGRLVAIEPVDGPSVSRDSALVAARGSVADAPLTLELARRLVARGAAEGMLHRADPALSDATQGV, encoded by the coding sequence ATGGATATCGACCAGTTGCGCACCTTCGACCGCATCGTGCGCGACGGCTCGTTCACCAAGGCGGCAGCGCGGCTCGCGGTGACCCAGGCGACCGTCTCCATGCGCATCCGGGCGCTGGAGGATGCGCTCGGCGGGCTTCTGTTCGAGCGGGGCCGCAAGGTGCGCCTTACCGAGCGCGGGGCGACGTTCCTGCCTTATGCACGCCGCATCCTCTCCACCGTGCTGGAAGGCACCGACGCGATCCGTGGGGCCGAGCGTGGCCGCATCGCGCTCGCGACCCTGCGCAGTCTGGTGCGGCCGCTGGTGTCTCCCGTGCTGGTGTCGTTCATGGCCGGGCATCCCATGGCCGAGGTGGTGCTGAGCGAGGGCAACCACGGCGACGTCGCCGAGCGGGTGCACGACCGCACCGTCGATCTCGCCATCATGGGCTGGCCCAATCTCGATCCGCTGCTCGACGAACTCCATCCGCTGGCCGTGTTCCGGGAGCGGGTGGTGATGACGGTTGCCGCCGACGTCGCCGCCCGGCTGCCGGTGACGCCGACGATCGAGGACGTGTTCGCGGTCGTCCCGCACTTCCTCACTCTCGGATGGTGGCAGGTGCTGCCGGACGCCGTCGCCGGTCTTCGCCTGCGCGCTCCGGCGGCTTCGACCATGCCCGGCGATGCCGGCCTTGCCCTGATCCGCGCCGGAACCGCGGTCGGCTACATGCCCCACACCTGGATCGGCGCCGATGTGGCGGCCGGCCGGCTGGTGGCGATCGAGCCGGTGGACGGGCCGAGCGTCAGCCGCGACAGTGCTCTGGTGGCCGCGCGCGGCAGCGTCGCCGATGCGCCGCTGACGCTGGAACTCGCCCGCCGGCTGGTGGCGCGTGGCGCGGCGGAAGGAATGCTGCACCGCGCCGATCCCGCGCTTTCCGACGCCACGCAGGGGGTATAA
- a CDS encoding RNA methyltransferase produces MSEPAADETDPTVGAGEAAARAPVVVLVETQMAENIGTAIRAMANFGLSELRLVKPRDGWPNERGIAAASRSDEVLAGITVFETLEEAIADCDLVLATTRRERDMIKEVIGPDEAAQRSLAAAHAGRRVAILFGRERIGLTNDEVVRSDAIVTLPIDPRFASLNIAQAVLIVAYEWRRAVTGGALPFSSFEGGEAATMAELLGLFEHLESALEAAGYFRSEDKRAVAVRAFRNIFQRISLTGGEVRTLRGVVAALEGRPTRPSKEKGPARTPPGTKP; encoded by the coding sequence ATGAGCGAACCGGCAGCGGACGAGACCGATCCGACCGTGGGTGCGGGCGAAGCGGCCGCGCGCGCGCCGGTCGTCGTGCTGGTCGAGACCCAGATGGCGGAGAATATCGGCACCGCCATCCGCGCGATGGCCAATTTCGGGCTGTCCGAACTGCGCCTCGTCAAGCCGCGCGACGGATGGCCGAACGAGCGCGGCATCGCCGCCGCCTCGCGCTCCGACGAGGTGCTCGCCGGCATCACGGTGTTCGAGACGCTTGAAGAGGCCATCGCCGATTGCGATCTCGTGCTCGCCACCACGCGGCGCGAACGCGACATGATCAAGGAAGTGATCGGCCCGGACGAGGCGGCGCAGCGCTCCCTTGCCGCCGCCCATGCAGGGCGACGGGTCGCGATCCTGTTCGGCCGCGAGCGCATCGGCCTCACCAACGACGAGGTCGTGCGCTCCGACGCCATCGTCACGCTGCCGATCGATCCGCGCTTCGCCTCGCTCAACATCGCCCAGGCGGTGCTGATCGTCGCCTACGAATGGCGCCGGGCGGTGACCGGGGGCGCGCTGCCGTTCTCGAGCTTCGAGGGCGGCGAGGCCGCCACCATGGCCGAACTGCTCGGCCTGTTCGAGCATCTCGAATCGGCGCTCGAAGCCGCCGGCTATTTCCGTTCCGAGGACAAGCGTGCGGTGGCCGTTCGCGCCTTCCGCAACATCTTCCAGCGCATTTCGCTCACCGGGGGCGAGGTTCGCACTCTGCGCGGCGTCGTCGCCGCCCTGGAAGGGCGCCCGACCCGGCCCTCCAAGGAGAAGGGCCCCGCCCGAACGCCGCCGGGAACGAAACCCTGA
- the rpsD gene encoding 30S ribosomal protein S4, with translation MSKRHSAKYKIDRRLGENIWGRSKSPVNRREYGPGQHGQRRKGKLSDFGVQLRAKQKLKGYYANISEKQFTAIYDEASRMKGDTSERLIGLLESRLDAIVYRAKFVSTPFAARQFVSHGHIKVNGRRVNIPSYRVRAGDVVEVKDKSKQLAFVLEAVQSGERDVPDYIEADHSKMVAKYVRVPALGDVPYPVQMEPNLVVEFYSR, from the coding sequence ATGAGCAAGCGCCATTCGGCGAAGTACAAGATCGACCGCCGCCTCGGAGAGAACATCTGGGGCCGCTCGAAGAGCCCGGTCAATCGCCGCGAATACGGTCCCGGCCAGCACGGCCAGCGCCGCAAGGGCAAGCTTTCGGACTTCGGCGTGCAGCTGCGCGCCAAGCAGAAGCTGAAGGGCTACTACGCCAACATTTCCGAGAAGCAGTTCACGGCGATCTACGACGAGGCGTCCCGCATGAAGGGCGACACCTCCGAGCGTCTGATCGGCCTGCTGGAGAGCCGGCTGGACGCGATCGTGTATCGCGCCAAGTTCGTGTCGACCCCGTTCGCCGCGCGCCAGTTCGTCAGCCATGGCCACATCAAGGTCAATGGCCGCCGCGTGAACATCCCGAGCTACCGCGTGCGCGCCGGCGACGTCGTCGAGGTGAAGGACAAGTCCAAGCAGCTTGCCTTCGTGCTCGAGGCCGTCCAGTCGGGCGAGCGCGACGTTCCGGACTATATCGAGGCCGACCACTCCAAGATGGTGGCCAAGTATGTCCGCGTGCCGGCTCTGGGCGATGTGCCCTATCCGGTGCAGATGGAGCCGAACCTGGTCGTCGAGTTCTACTCGCGCTGA
- a CDS encoding siderophore-interacting protein, with amino-acid sequence MTDILPDQMSRDHRSERVRHPLKFRLLSVARVARTTPSMIRVTLTGDDLAGFASAGFDDHVKLFFPEEGREAPVLPGVGANGAPVFEGERPLMRDYTPRRYDAAANELDIEFAIHEAGPATRWAMQAAPGHRIGVGGPRGSFVVAGDFDWYLMIGDDAALPAIARRLEELHAGARAIVIADVGGAADEQRLETRASASITWVHRGPAAAGTPERLEAALRALALPAGDGHAWIAAESDVAKRLRRILVEEKRHPKAWVRASGYWRHGAEGAHETIED; translated from the coding sequence ATGACCGACATCCTCCCCGATCAAATGTCCCGCGACCACCGCAGCGAACGCGTGCGGCACCCGCTGAAATTCCGGCTGCTGAGCGTCGCACGCGTCGCCAGGACGACCCCTTCGATGATCCGCGTGACGCTGACCGGCGACGACCTCGCCGGCTTCGCCAGCGCGGGCTTCGACGATCACGTCAAGCTGTTCTTCCCCGAAGAAGGCCGCGAGGCGCCCGTGCTGCCCGGCGTCGGCGCGAACGGCGCGCCGGTGTTCGAAGGCGAGCGGCCGCTGATGCGCGACTACACCCCGCGCCGCTACGATGCGGCCGCGAACGAACTCGACATCGAGTTCGCCATCCACGAGGCCGGCCCCGCCACCCGGTGGGCGATGCAGGCGGCGCCCGGCCACAGGATCGGCGTCGGCGGGCCGCGCGGCTCGTTCGTGGTGGCTGGCGATTTCGACTGGTACCTGATGATCGGCGACGATGCCGCCCTGCCCGCCATCGCCCGGCGGCTGGAGGAACTGCATGCCGGCGCCCGTGCCATCGTCATCGCGGACGTCGGCGGCGCCGCCGACGAGCAGCGGCTGGAAACCCGCGCCTCGGCAAGCATCACATGGGTGCATCGCGGCCCTGCGGCGGCCGGAACGCCCGAGCGGCTGGAAGCCGCGCTACGCGCGCTCGCCCTGCCCGCGGGTGACGGCCATGCCTGGATCGCGGCGGAATCCGACGTCGCCAAGCGTCTGCGCCGCATCCTTGTGGAGGAGAAGCGGCATCCGAAGGCGTGGGTGCGCGCCTCCGGCTACTGGCGCCACGGCGCGGAGGGGGCGCACGAGACGATCGAGGACTGA
- a CDS encoding GNAT family N-acetyltransferase: protein MGTIVRSAGREDIPAILAIYNDAVLNTTAIWNETPSDLAGRTAWFEERVAAGFPVLVAEEDGAVLGYATYGPFRPHEGYRHTAELSIYVRADTRGRGIGKALMGALVSTATERGVHVLVGGIEAGNEGSVRLHAAFGFEMGAVLPQVGAKFGRWLDLLFMYRVLSDEPPKPPRGR from the coding sequence ATGGGCACCATCGTTCGTTCCGCCGGCCGGGAAGACATCCCCGCCATCCTCGCGATCTATAACGACGCCGTGCTCAACACGACGGCGATCTGGAACGAGACACCCTCCGACCTCGCCGGGCGGACGGCCTGGTTCGAGGAGCGGGTCGCGGCCGGTTTTCCCGTGCTGGTGGCGGAGGAGGACGGCGCGGTTCTCGGCTACGCCACCTATGGACCCTTCCGGCCGCACGAGGGCTATCGCCACACGGCAGAGCTTTCGATCTATGTGCGGGCCGATACGCGCGGGCGCGGCATCGGCAAGGCGCTGATGGGCGCGCTGGTCTCGACAGCGACCGAGCGCGGCGTGCACGTCCTCGTCGGCGGCATCGAGGCCGGCAACGAGGGTTCGGTCCGGCTTCACGCCGCCTTCGGCTTCGAGATGGGCGCGGTGCTGCCGCAGGTCGGCGCGAAGTTCGGCCGCTGGCTCGACCTCCTGTTCATGTACAGGGTGCTGTCCGACGAGCCGCCGAAGCCGCCGCGCGGCCGTTGA
- a CDS encoding peroxiredoxin encodes MSLRLGDTVPNFTAETTIGPIDFYEFLGSSWGILFSHPKDFTPVCTTELGSVARLKPEFDKRNVKVIGLSVDALGNHDAWSQDILETQGAALNFPLIADTDRKVSDLYDMIHPNANDTVTVRSVFVIGPDKKLKLSLTYPASTGRNFEEILRVVDSLQLTANHSVATPADWKSGEDVIIVPSVSDEAAKEKFPDGWKTLKPYLRIVAQPGK; translated from the coding sequence ATGTCGCTGCGCCTCGGGGACACCGTCCCCAACTTCACCGCCGAGACCACGATCGGCCCGATCGACTTCTATGAGTTTCTCGGCTCGTCCTGGGGGATCCTGTTCTCGCATCCGAAGGACTTCACGCCCGTCTGCACCACCGAGCTCGGCTCGGTCGCGCGGCTGAAGCCGGAATTCGACAAGCGCAATGTCAAGGTGATCGGGCTCTCCGTCGACGCGCTCGGCAATCACGACGCCTGGTCGCAGGACATCCTGGAGACCCAGGGCGCGGCGCTGAACTTCCCGCTCATCGCCGACACCGACCGCAAGGTCTCCGACCTCTACGACATGATCCACCCGAACGCGAACGACACCGTGACCGTGCGCTCGGTGTTCGTGATCGGACCGGACAAGAAGCTCAAGCTGTCGCTGACCTACCCGGCGAGCACCGGCCGCAACTTCGAGGAAATCCTGCGGGTGGTGGATTCGCTCCAGCTCACCGCCAACCACTCGGTCGCCACCCCGGCGGACTGGAAGTCGGGCGAGGACGTGATCATCGTCCCCTCGGTTTCCGACGAGGCGGCGAAGGAGAAGTTCCCGGACGGCTGGAAGACCCTGAAGCCCTATCTGCGCATCGTCGCGCAGCCGGGCAAGTGA